In the genome of Henningerozyma blattae CBS 6284 chromosome 5, complete genome, one region contains:
- the NRP1 gene encoding Nrp1p (similar to Saccharomyces cerevisiae NRP1 (YDL167C); ancestral locus Anc_7.349), translating to MYYTLIELQTAHDAEAPKDHTKIINISYQFINQSTLQASFPDDKIPNIDCTTLPLSESIALLQKDLELNLPNGEDFVLCSLNSTWDLRVTISRQAKDEQYTLPTFFKYPRIFDLWKEFDRWCVNHKELVQTRDPRKLKDLKQLATLLHIPSVETLSSISLASKVLVQLHEKCTTEDDQEKVLTSPYDSKLDWDIFIETSSTVLYMNNLPPDTTQSELETWFTQFGVRPIGFWTVKNILEDTSIINNNWCVNNSPYVEEIDSISGFIVFSTHKEAIDVLTLNGHSILSNIANTKQPRVVEHVVEIQPSSPKVMERIQSILTPFPQSKNKPRPGDWNCPSCGFSNFQRRTACFRCSFPQQQAVGSSQKNDNNTPNNKNKSNNNYFEDLQRHLYLNSFQNNNNNNNNNNNNNNNNNNNNNNNNNNGSSTTTNNNNSNNTNSNNNNSNINNNNTNNSHNSININNYNSRYNNMAASNGSNVPFRAGDWKCLTCGYHNFAKNIVCLRCSGPKSGYQSNSYSNNYNSSNYNRYVQQNRQSNKTKQVDTQIATPLSNNVSSSSINSISSSS from the coding sequence ATGTACTATACTCTGATAGAGCTGCAAACCGCACACGATGCAGAAGCACCAAAAGATCATACAAAAATCATAAACATATCATATCAATTCATAAACCAATCGACACTACAGGCCTCTTTCCCCGATGACAAAATTCCAAACATAGATTGTACAACACTTCCACTATCTGAATCCATTGCACTTTTACAAAAAGACCTTGAGTTAAATCTCCCTAATGGAGAAGATTTTGTCTTATGTTCACTGAATTCTACTTGGGATTTACGTGTCACAATTTCACGTCAGGCAAAGGATGAGCAATACACCTTGccaactttttttaaataccCAAGAATATTCGATTTGTGGAAGGAATTTGATAGGTGGTGTGTAAACCATAAAGAGCTAGTTCAAACAAGAGATCCTCGTAAACTGAAAGATTTGAAACAACTGGCAACTCTATTACATATCCCATCCGTGGAAACACTTTCCTCCATTAGTCTCGCATCCAAAGTATTAGTTCAGTTACATGAGAAATGTACAACTGAAGATGATCAAGAGAAAGTATTAACTTCACCTTACGATTCTAAATTAGACTGGGATATTTTTATCGAGACTAGTTCCACAGTATTATATATGAACAATTTACCGCCAGATACAACTCAAAGTGAGTTAGAGACATGGTTCACCCAATTCGGTGTTAGACCAATTGGATTTTGGACtgtcaaaaatatattagaagatacttctattattaataataattggtGTGTTAATAATAGCCCGTATGTTGAGGAAATTGACAGCATCTCTGGTTTTATTGTCTTTTCTACTCATAAAGAAGCTATTGATGTATTAACATTAAATGGACACtcaattttatcaaatattgcAAATACAAAACAGCCAAGAGTAGTGGAACATGTAGTGGAAATTCAGCCTTCTTCGCCAAAAGTAATGGAAAGAATCCAATCAATATTAACACCATTTCCACAGAGTAAAAATAAGCCAAGACCTGGTGATTGGAATTGTCCATCTTGTGGATTTTCTAATTTCCAAAGACGAACTGCGTGTTTTAGATGCTCTTTCCCACAACAGCAAGCTGTGGGGTCTTCACAGAAGAATGACAATAATActccaaataataaaaataaatctaataacAATTATTTCGAAGATCTTCAAAGacatttatatttaaattcttttcaaaataataataataataataataataataataataataataataataataataataataataataataataataataacggCAGTAGtactactactaataataataatagtaataatactaacagtaataataataattctaatattaacaataacaatactaataatagtcataatagtattaacattaataattataattcacgttataataatatggcTGCAAGCAATGGTTCAAATGTCCCTTTCAGAGCAGGTGATTGGAAATGTCTTACTTGTGGATATCATAATTTTGCCAAAAATATAGTTTGTTTACGTTGTAGTGGTCCTAAATCTGGATATCAGTCGAACAGTTATTCGAATAACTACAATTCAAGTAACTACAATAGATATGTACAGCAAAATAGACAATCAAATAAGACAAAGCAAGTGGATACTCAAATTGCTACTCCTTTAAGCAACAATGTATCGAGTTCATCCATCAATAGTATAAGCTCCTCATCTTAA
- the PBA1 gene encoding Pba1p (similar to Saccharomyces cerevisiae PBA1 (YLR199C); ancestral locus Anc_7.353) produces MLFKQWDEWAEPRHHVDSLAAIPPNHRNADSLQEAPLPLVKVPDTLQDITIYEQIIVATRVLMPLFPKEILNFTSLGNIEVKLNVSEATAHLVKTPIYKCNERTLIIIVDENVMQVCPIFLNVISKTICTMFGNQLKFLIFGTSDRISKIKTINHLNCTLIPPEFITGFIGSIISDLSLTANSKFNGFLVPSEGPLGFEKLTLETMEFLIKEGGRIVKTIDSNLNLELYEKECYRNWRLTGTTIGTQSGLYI; encoded by the exons ATGTTG TTCAAACAATGGGACGAATGGGCTGAACCAAGACATCATGTTGATTCATTAGCTGCAATTCCACCAAATCATCGTAATGCAGATTCCTTACAAGAAGCCCCTTTACCACTAGTAAAGGTACCAGATACATTGCAAGATATAACCATATATGAACAAATTATTGTAGCCACGCGTGTACTGATGCCATTGTTTCCAAAAGAGATTTTGAACTTCACTAGCTTAGGCAACATAGAAGTTAAATTGAATGTAAGTGAGGCTACCGCCCACCTAGTAAAAACCCCCATCTATAAATGTAACGAAAgaacattaataataattgtcGATGAAAATGTTATGCAAGTGTgtccaatatttttaaacgTTATTTCTAAAACCATCTGCACCATGTTTGgtaatcaattaaaattcttaatattTGGTACATCCGACCGAATCTCGAAgattaaaacaataaatcatttaaactGTACTCTAATACCACCAGAATTCATAACAGGTTTTATTGGATCAATAATATCAGATTTATCATTAACTGCAAATAGTAAATTCAATGGGTTTCTTGTTCCAAGTGAAGGTCCTTTAGGTTTCGAAAAATTGACATTAGAAACAAtggaatttttaattaaagaaggAGGTAGGATTGTTAAAACTAtagattcaaatttaaatttagaacTCTATGAAAAAGAATGTTATCGGAATTGGAGATTAACGGGTACTACAATTGGTACTCAATCTggtttatatatttaa
- the TBLA0E02040 gene encoding uncharacterized protein (similar to Saccharomyces cerevisiae ENT1 (YDL161W) and ENT2 (YLR206W); ancestral locus Anc_7.342) yields MSHQFVRSTKNMFKGYSPTQVLVRDATANNDSGTSIDVLDQLGEMSYDTHEFRDIFSVLDRRISDKPKYWRHVAKSLTVVDYLVRFGSEACVQWARDNARQLEILRDFYYSDSAGIDQGQLIRVKAAELIDLLRDPERLATERGMNMRGRRNALPPRRMGPHRRPSMPRRPEDEEDVDRALEESKKTAEEDEARRRKDQEREKQDLKEAVKLSKEEDELKRLQDEANNKPQYFDENGNPISQEEWLLREAQREEQQRLLEEQQRIAQQQALWLEQQRQAEMIALAQQQAALQQQYEQAMIAQQQAALAQQYEQTALAQQQYEQAALAQQQYEQQAMLAQQQYEQQQAALAQQQYEQQRYEQQLHEQQQLFEQQMAEQQESRPESGSNNPFALEKEEQDSGSNNPFSLTNYNTGTTTTTAAAATTAKYDSPQTSPVSPNEGLNLINANSNFTHMPMEEEGRSVSASTNAYSNGNAYTNASYVHGTNTSYLTQNTLPTASTYQSSYSTGHEFTSSNINSSPLQNSKYVLHDHDHDFVSRDSELVSRNSELVSHDQELLSHNNELSSQDDPFSNMHTLLPTNNNTNPSPSSSPLQPMHTGNSVISAKYSNLNQLLAQGTGIDTFGNEGATRIPAQHTKTGTFINSQGTGYKQVTSSSSPIPLLPTQYTGLPAQTAVHVPSPSPLQPSEKEHQTQQTQGFTLVDL; encoded by the coding sequence ATGTCACATCAGTTTGTACGTTCTACTAAAAATATGTTCAAAGGGTACTCCCCCACACAGGTGCTCGTACGAGATGCCACTGCTAATAATGACAGTGGTACTTCTATCGACGTGCTTGATCAATTAGGGGAAATGTCCTATGATACTCATGAGTTCcgtgatattttttcagtATTGGATCGTCGTATAAGTGATAAGCCCAAATACTGGCGCCATGTTGCCAAATCGTTGACTGTGGTGGATTATTTAGTACGGTTCGGTAGTGAAGCCTGTGTTCAATGGGCTCGTGACAATGCAAGACAGTTGGAAATATTACGCGATTTCTATTACAGTGATTCTGCAGGGATTGATCAGGGTCAATTGATTCGTGTGAAAGCCGCTGAGTTGATTGATTTGCTAAGAGATCCAGAGAGATTGGCCACTGAACGTGGTATGAATATGAGAGGGAGAAGAAATGCATTGCCACCTAGACGGATGGGTCCACATAGAAGACCTTCGATGCCCAGAAGACCCGAAGACGAAGAAGATGTTGATAGGGCATTGGAAGAGAGTAAAAAGACCGCTGAAGAAGACGAGGCTCGGAGACGTAAAGATCAAGAACGAGAGAAACAGGATTTGAAAGAAGCCGTCAAACTATcgaaagaagaagatgagtTGAAGAGATTACAAGACGAGGCAAATAACAAACCCCAATATTTCGACGAGAACGGCAATCCAATCTCCCAAGAGGAGTGGCTACTAAGAGAGGCACAAAGGGAAGAACAACAACGGTTATTGGAGGAACAGCAGCGTATTGCTCAACAACAAGCTCTTTGGTTAGAACAACAGCGTCAAGCAGAAATGATTGCCCTAGCACAACAACAAGCAGCATTGCAACAACAATACGAACAAGCCATGATTGCACAACAACAAGCCGCTTTGGCTCAACAATACGAACAGACCGCATTAGCACAACAACAGTATGAACAAGCAGCTCTTGCACAACAACAATACGAGCAACAAGCCATGTTAGCACAACAACAATATGAACAACAACAAGCTGCATTGGCACAGCAACAGTATGAACAGCAAAGATATGAACAACAATTGCACGAACAACAGCAATTGTTCGAACAACAGATGGCAGAACAGCAAGAATCAAGACCCGAATCAGGTTCCAATAACCCATTTGCATTGGAGAAGGAAGAACAAGATTCGGGCTCAAACAATCCCTTCTCATTGACCAATTACAATACCGgtaccaccaccaccaccgCTGCCGCTGCTACTACTGCCAAATACGATTCTCCACAAACTTCTCCTGTTTCCCCAAACGAAGGCTTGAATTTAATCAATGCAAATTCCAATTTCACTCATATGCCAATGGAAGAAGAAGGCAGAAGTGTCAGCGCAAGCACAAACGCCTATTCCAATGGGAACGCCTATACAAACGCCTCTTACGTTCATGGTACAAACACCTCATATCTCACTCAAAACACATTACCTACTGCTTCCACTTATCAATCATCGTATTCCACTGGCCACGAATTTACTAGTAGTAATATAAACAGCTCACCATTACAAAACTCTAAATACGTATTGCACGACCATGACCACGATTTTGTGTCGCGTGATTCCGAACTCGTATCACGCAACTCGGAATTAGTGTCGCACGATCAAGAATTGCTGTCACACAACAATGAACTCTCATCACAAGATGACCCATTCTCAAACATGCATACTCTTCTCCCCACAAACAACAACACAAACCCATCACCTTCCTCCTCTCCATTACAACCAATGCATACTGGTAATTCCGTCATTTCCGCTAAATATAGTAATTTGAACCAATTACTGGCACAGGGGACAGGTATCGATACTTTCGGTAATGAAGGTGCTACACGTATCCCTGCTCAACATACAAAAACCGGCACATTCATCAATTCCCAGGGGACAGGTTATAAACAAGTCACTTCGTCATCATCACCAATTCCATTATTACCAACTCAATACACAGGTTTACCCGCACAGACAGCCGTTCACGTGCCCTCGCCTTCACCCTTGCAACCCTCGGAAAAAGAACACCAAACCCAGCAAACCCAGGGTTTCACTTTAGTCGACCTGTAA
- the CDC9 gene encoding DNA ligase (ATP) CDC9 (similar to Saccharomyces cerevisiae CDC9 (YDL164C); ancestral locus Anc_7.343), with amino-acid sequence MSRYWLAARRPLSVTCRHYSCCRCRYYSFSPTLPLPMSKKQVTLARFFAKREPKDEEKQSSSPVKEQVQIQGQPQQEQVKIQPQEQKQIVVPQEVTTSTQTPRPTKKSKPATSSLPYADLCQLFETIESESSRLTITNLCTAFFSRTLQLDPSLLVPVTYLCINKLGPDYSGVELGLGEGLLLKAIGSACGVSQQQLKLQYRKLGDLGQLAMSTRVLQPTITMFKLEPLTITKVFDTLAKIAASQGKDSQNQKINMIKRLLTSCQGVEAKFLIRSLESKLRIGLAEKTVLTSLARALVIHEKGNDNIQDDDYSNAEQIIKDSFCQIPNYEIIITTSLQYGVSQLASHIKLTPGIPLKPMLAKPTKSISEVLDTFQNIQFTSEYKYDGERAQVHLLPDGSMRIYSRNGEDMTQRYPELNIQDYLVDSTTTTQLILDCEAVAWDVELQKILPFQVLSTRKRKSVDLKDIKVRVCLFAFDILRHNNDSLINNTLRERRDILHSITKPCPGQFQFATELTTSNLDELQTFLDKAIKDSCEGLMVKSLDGTDSHYEPSKRSRNWLKLKKDYLQGMGDSLDLCVLGAYYGRGKRTGTYGGFLLACYNQDTEEFETCCKIGTGFSDEMLQTLYNGLKETAIESPRANFVFDSSAEPDVWFNPTMVFEVLTADLSLSPIYKAGSTVYGKGISLRFPRFIRIRTDKSVNDATSSEQVIDFYENQSHLQS; translated from the coding sequence ATGTCACGGTATTGGCTGGCGGCTAGACGTCCTCTCTCCGTCACGTGTCGCCACTACAGTTGCTGTCGCTGTCGCTACTATTCTTTTAGTCCTACACTACCGTTACCCATGAGTAAGAAACAAGTCACTTTGGCAAGATTTTTTGCCAAGAGAGAACCCAAAGACGAAGAAAAAcaatcatcatcaccagTGAAAGAACAGGTACAAATACAAGGACAACCACAACAAGAGCAAGTAAAAATACAACCGCAAGAACAGAAGCAAATTGTAGTGCCGCAAGAAGTGACGACATCAACGCAAACTCCGCGTCCTAcgaaaaaatcaaaaccCGCCACCTCATCACTACCTTATGCTGATCTGTGTCAGTTGTTTGAAACCATCGAATCTGAATCATCTCGTCTTACCATCACAAATTTATGTACCGCTTTTTTCTCTCGTACACTACAACTTGACCCATCTTTACTAGTGCCTGTCACTTACTTGTGTATCAATAAATTGGGCCCCGACTATTCAGGTGTAGAATTAGGTCTTGGTGAAGGTCTTCTATTAAAAGCCATCGGTTCTGCATGTGGTGTTTCTCAAcaacaattgaaattacaaTATAGAAAATTAGGTGATTTGGGTCAGCTTGCCATGTCTACTAGAGTATTGCAACCAACCATCACCATGTTTAAATTAGAACCATTAACCATTACAAAAGTATTCGATACCTTAGCAAAAATTGCTGCTTCTCAAGGTAAAGACtctcaaaatcaaaaaattaatatgatTAAACGTTTACTTACCTCATGTCAAGGTGTAGAGGCCAAATTCTTGATCCGTTCATTAGAATCCAAATTAAGAATCGGGTTGGCTGAGAAAACTGTCTTGACTTCACTAGCGAGAGCTCTTGTCATTCATGAAAAGGGAAACGACAATATACAAGACGATGACTATTCTAATGCAGAACAAATCATCAAGGATTCATTTTGTCAAATCCCCAATTATGAAATTATCATCACCACTTCATTACAATACGGTGTTTCACAATTAGCTTCACATATAAAATTAACTCCAGGGATCCCATTGAAACCAATGTTGGCAAAGCCTACAAAATCCATCTCCGAAGTATTGGATACATTCCAAAATATCCAATTCACTTCAGAATATAAGTATGACGGTGAAAGAGCTCAAGTGCATTTGTTACCTGATGGCTCCATGCGTATCTATTCCAGAAACGGTGAAGATATGACTCAAAGGTATCCAGAATTAAATATCCAAGATTATCTGGTAGACTCTACTACCACAactcaattaattttggaTTGTGAAGCTGTCGCATGGGATGTcgaattacaaaaaatctTACCTTTCCAAGTATTAAGTACACGTAAGAGGAAAAGTGTGGATTTGAAAGACATTAAAGTTAGAGTATGTTTATTTGCCTTTGATATATTGCGTCATAACAAtgattcattaattaaCAACACTTTAAGAGAAAGACGTGACATTTTACattcaattacaaaacCATGCCCTGGTCAATTCCAATTCGCTACAGAACTAACTACATCAAACTTGGATGAATTACAAACGTTCCTGGATAAAGCTATCAAGGATTCTTGTGAAGGTCTTATGGTCAAATCCTTGGACGGTACAGATTCTCATTATGAGCCAAGTAAGAGATCAAGAAACTGgctgaaattgaaaaaagattatttaCAAGGTATGGGGGACTCGCTAGATTTATGTGTATTGGGTGCCTACTACGGTCGTGGGAAGAGAACAGGGACATACGGTGGTTTCTTACTCGCGTGTTATAATCAAGATACTGAAGAATTCGAAACTTGTTGTAAGATCGGTACAGGGTTTTCCGACGAAATGTTGCAGACTCTTTACAATGGTTTGAAAGAGACAGCTATCGAGTCCCCAAGAGctaattttgtttttgattCTTCAGCGGAACCTGATGTTTGGTTCAATCCAACAATGGTCTTTGAAGTGTTGACTGCAGATTTATCTTTGTCCCCTATTTATAAAGCAGGGTCCACAGTTTATGGCAAGGGGATTTCTCTAAGATTTCCACGTTTTATAAGAATTAGAACTGATAAATCAGTAAACGATGCGACTTCTTCCGAACAAGTTATTGATTTCTATGAAAATCAATCTCACTTGCAAAGTTAA
- the NOP56 gene encoding snoRNP complex protein NOP56 (similar to Saccharomyces cerevisiae SIK1 (YLR197W); ancestral locus Anc_7.354), producing MSAIQYLLFEEPTGYAVFQVKLQQDNIGSKLAEVQKQINDFASFTKLVELVSFAPFKGAAEALENANDISEGLVSENLKSLLELNLPKGSEKKTVILGISDKNLGPSIKEEFPYVDCISNELVQDLLRGIRQHGEKLFKGLQQGDLERAQLGLGHAYSRAKVKFSVQKNDNHIIQAIALLDQLDKDINTFAMRVKEWYGWHFPELAKLVPDNYKFAQLVLFIKDKASLNEESLHDLTAILNDDAGIAERVIDNARISMGQDLSETDMENVCVFAKRVVSIADYRKQLYDYLCEKMHTVAPNLSELIGEVIGARLISHAGSLTNLSKQAASTVQILGAEKALFRALKTKGNTPKYGLIYHSGFISKASAKNKGRISRYLANKCSMASRIDNYSDEPSSVFGAVMKKQVEQRLEFYSTGKPTLKNEVAIHEAMELYNKDKPESEEKEEESSKKRKRDASDDEEEEEEVKAEKKAKKEPKEKKEKKEKKEKKEKKEKKEKKEKKEKKDKKEKKSKK from the coding sequence ATGTCTGctattcaatatttattatttgaagaaccAACCGGTTATGCCGTCTTCCAAGTTAAATTGCAACAAGATAATATTGGTTCTAAATTAGCTGAAGTTCAAAAACAAATCAACGATTTTGCTTCTTTCACCAAGTTAGTCGAACTAGTTTCCTTTGCTCCATTCAAAGGTGCAGCTGAAGCTTTGGAAAATGCCAATGATATCTCTGAAGGTTTGGTTTctgaaaatttgaaatctttattagaattgaatTTACCAAAGGGCTCTGAAAAGAAGACTGTTATCTTAGGTATCTCTGATAAAAACTTGGGTCCATCCATTAAGGAAGAATTCCCATACGTTGATTGTATCTCCAACGAATTAGTCCAAGATTTATTGCGTGGTATTAGACAACAcggtgaaaaattattcaaaggTTTACAACAAGGTGATTTAGAAAGAGCTCAATTAGGTTTGGGTCATGCTTACTCCAGAGCCAAGGTTAAGTTTTCCgttcaaaaaaatgataatcaTATCATTCAAGCCATTGCCTTATTAGATCAATTAGACAAAGATATCAACACTTTTGCTATGAGAGTCAAGGAATGGTACGGTTGGCATTTCCCAGAATTGGCCAAGTTAGTTCCAGacaattacaaatttgcccaattagtattatttatcaaagACAAAGCTTCCTTAAACGAAGAATCCTTACATGACTTGACTGCCATCTTAAATGATGATGCTGGTATTGCTGAAAGAGTTATCGACAATGCTCGTATCTCTATGGGTCAAGATTTATCTGAAACCGACATGGAAAATGTTTGTGTCTTTGCCAAGAGAGTCGTTTCCATTGCTGATTACagaaaacaattatatGATTATTTATGTGAAAAAATGCATACTGTTGCTCCAAATTTATCCGAATTAATTGGTGAAGTCATTGGTGCCAGATTAATATCCCATGCCGGTTCTTTAACTAACTTATCTAAACAAGCCGCTTCTACTGTTCAAATTTTAGGTGCTGAAAAGGCTCTTTTCAGAGCTTTAAAGACTAAAGGTAACACTCCAAAGTATGGTCTAATTTACCACAGTGGTTTCATCTCTAAAGCTTCTGCCAAAAACAAGGGTAGAATCTCAAGATACTTAGCTAACAAATGTTCTATGGCTTCCAGAATCGATAACTACTCTGATGAACCATCCAGTGTCTTTGGTGCAGTTATGAAAAAACAAGTGGAACAAAGATTGGAATTCTACAGTACTGGTAAACCAACTTTAAAGAATGAAGTTGCCATCCATGAAGCTATGGAATTATATAACAAGGATAAACCAGAATCTGAAGAAAAGGAAGAAGAATCCTCAAAGAAGAGAAAACGTGATGCATCTGATGacgaagaagaagaagaagaagttaAGGCTGAAAAGAAGGCTAAGAAAGAaccaaaagaaaagaaggagaagaaggaaaagaaagaaaagaaggaaaagaaggagaagaaagaaaagaaagaaaagaaggaaaaaaaagataagaaagaaaagaagtctaagaaataa